The following are encoded in a window of Sphaerisporangium siamense genomic DNA:
- a CDS encoding tetratricopeptide repeat protein encodes MRWWHGEQEAAVARPAVPRPRTPEPPAAPGEGDLIAAAQAGDPGAAHRLGRMYAQRGDRSAARHWWERAAGAGNIDSAYNLGVWHEKHGTLDEAITWYELAAGAGDAEAAANLAMLLLEQRGDVPGARRWFETAAAGGSRPAARRLALLCEDAEDDAAARAWHQYAASAGDLASAHDLAFLFYAAGEEAQARAWWEYAARAGHTDAAYCLGRLLHAVRDPEGAEALYRLAARAEHPGAASQLGRLALARRDLRAARAWFERAAHSGRVEDQRMAGFVCVELEDPRAAGHWFGRAAAGGDPESAYNFGLLLIVEHDDLRGGRHWLRQAAVRGHRKAAEELATLESVMGPEAGGTAAGRRAAGGPPVWDGPVEPEPAARAELAVAAASRRGGTAPRLADLTEILGTWDLLTRRLREPADPAGVVAWLAERGGLRASAVEHLASVRVTVLCPGTAPWPTPAEAEHVLATARRLRERLGPA; translated from the coding sequence ATGAGGTGGTGGCATGGGGAACAGGAGGCGGCGGTCGCGCGGCCCGCCGTGCCGAGACCCCGTACGCCGGAACCGCCCGCCGCGCCCGGCGAGGGCGACCTGATCGCCGCCGCCCAGGCCGGCGACCCCGGGGCCGCGCACCGGCTCGGCCGCATGTACGCCCAGCGCGGCGACCGGTCGGCGGCGCGCCACTGGTGGGAGCGTGCCGCGGGCGCCGGCAACATCGACAGCGCCTACAACCTCGGTGTCTGGCACGAGAAGCACGGAACGCTCGACGAGGCGATCACCTGGTACGAGCTCGCCGCGGGCGCCGGCGACGCCGAGGCCGCCGCCAACCTGGCCATGCTGCTCCTGGAACAGCGCGGCGACGTCCCCGGCGCGCGCCGCTGGTTCGAGACCGCGGCCGCGGGCGGCTCCCGGCCGGCGGCACGCCGCCTCGCGCTGCTGTGCGAGGACGCCGAAGACGACGCGGCGGCCCGCGCCTGGCACCAGTACGCGGCCTCGGCCGGCGACCTCGCCTCCGCCCACGATCTCGCGTTCCTCTTCTACGCCGCCGGGGAGGAGGCCCAGGCCCGCGCCTGGTGGGAGTACGCCGCCCGCGCCGGGCACACCGACGCCGCGTACTGCCTGGGGCGGCTGCTGCACGCCGTCCGCGACCCGGAAGGCGCGGAGGCGCTGTACCGGCTGGCCGCCAGGGCCGAGCATCCGGGGGCGGCCTCCCAGCTCGGCAGGCTGGCGCTGGCGCGGCGCGACCTGCGCGCGGCGCGGGCGTGGTTCGAGCGGGCCGCCCATTCCGGCCGGGTCGAGGACCAGCGCATGGCCGGGTTCGTCTGCGTCGAGCTGGAGGATCCGCGCGCGGCCGGCCACTGGTTCGGCCGCGCGGCGGCGGGCGGCGACCCCGAGTCCGCCTACAACTTCGGGCTGCTGCTCATCGTCGAGCACGACGACCTGCGCGGCGGCCGGCACTGGCTGCGCCAAGCGGCCGTGCGGGGCCATCGCAAGGCCGCCGAGGAGCTGGCCACGCTGGAGTCGGTGATGGGCCCGGAGGCGGGCGGGACGGCCGCCGGCCGCCGGGCCGCCGGTGGGCCGCCCGTCTGGGACGGGCCCGTGGAGCCTGAACCGGCCGCGCGCGCCGAGCTCGCGGTCGCGGCGGCCTCCCGGCGCGGCGGGACCGCGCCGCGCCTGGCCGACCTGACCGAGATCCTGGGCACGTGGGACCTGCTCACCCGGCGGCTGCGCGAGCCCGCCGACCCGGCCGGCGTCGTCGCCTGGCTGGCCGAGCGCGGCGGCCTGCGTGCGAGCGCGGTGGAGCACCTCGCCTCGGTGCGCGTGACGGTGCTGTGCCCGGGCACGGCGCCGTGGCCGACGCCGGCCGAGGCCGAGCACGTGCTCGCCACCGCGCGGCGCCTGCGCGAGCGTCTCGGCCCGGCCTGA
- the ald gene encoding alanine dehydrogenase yields MKIGVPAEVKNHEYRVAATPAGVHELVRHGHDVYVQRGAGLGSQITDEEYLFAGAKILDGADAVWGEADLILKVKEPIAEEYHRMREGQVLFTYLHLAASRPCTDALLERKVTGIAYETVQVGNSLPLLAPMSEVAGRLAPQVGAYNLMRFNGGRGVLPGGVPGVAPAKVVVIGGGVSGLNAAQVAVGMGADVTILDVNIDRLRHIDAIYQGRLRTIVSTAYALEQAVLEADLVIGAVLIPGAKAPTLVSNELVSRMKAGSVLVDIAIDQGGCFEDSRPTTHADPTYKVHGSVFYCVANMPGSVANTSTNALTNATLPYAVKLADLGWREALRADPALALGLNTHDGRLTYQPVADAHGLPFTAASGVLA; encoded by the coding sequence ATGAAGATCGGCGTGCCCGCCGAGGTCAAGAACCACGAGTACCGCGTCGCCGCCACCCCGGCCGGCGTGCACGAGCTCGTCCGCCACGGCCACGACGTCTACGTCCAGCGTGGCGCGGGTCTCGGCTCGCAGATCACCGACGAGGAGTACCTGTTCGCCGGCGCCAAGATCCTCGACGGCGCCGACGCCGTGTGGGGCGAGGCCGACCTCATCCTCAAGGTCAAGGAGCCCATCGCCGAGGAGTACCACCGGATGCGCGAGGGCCAGGTGCTGTTCACCTACCTGCACCTCGCCGCGTCCCGGCCGTGCACCGACGCCCTGCTGGAGCGCAAGGTCACCGGCATCGCCTACGAGACGGTCCAGGTCGGCAACTCCCTGCCGCTGCTGGCCCCGATGTCCGAGGTGGCGGGCCGGCTGGCCCCGCAGGTCGGCGCCTACAACCTGATGCGCTTCAACGGGGGCCGCGGCGTGCTGCCCGGCGGGGTGCCCGGCGTGGCCCCGGCCAAGGTCGTCGTCATCGGCGGCGGCGTCTCCGGCCTGAACGCGGCGCAGGTCGCGGTCGGGATGGGCGCGGACGTGACGATCCTGGACGTCAACATCGACAGGCTCCGCCACATCGACGCCATCTACCAGGGCCGTCTGCGCACCATCGTCTCCACCGCCTACGCCCTGGAGCAGGCCGTCCTGGAGGCCGACCTGGTCATCGGCGCCGTGCTGATCCCGGGCGCCAAGGCCCCGACGCTCGTCTCCAACGAGCTGGTCTCGCGCATGAAGGCGGGCTCTGTGCTCGTCGACATCGCCATCGACCAGGGCGGCTGCTTCGAGGACTCCCGTCCCACCACGCACGCGGACCCGACCTACAAGGTGCACGGGTCGGTGTTCTACTGCGTGGCCAACATGCCCGGGTCGGTGGCCAACACCTCGACGAACGCGCTGACCAACGCCACCCTGCCCTACGCGGTCAAGCTGGCCGACCTCGGCTGGCGCGAGGCGCTGCGCGCGGACCCCGCCCTGGCGCTCGGCCTGAACACCCACGACGGCCGGCTGACCTACCAGCCGGTCGCCGACGCCCACGGCCTGCCGTTCACCGCGGCCTCCGGCGTCCTGGCCTAG
- a CDS encoding aspartate aminotransferase family protein has translation MTQPETDTAAVLKAAQDHLWLHFTRHSTHGGGEVPTIVRGDGAYIYDIHGKRYLDGLAGLFVVQVGHGRAELAEAAAKQAQELAFFPLWSYAHPKAAELAERLARLTPGDLNRVFFTTGGGEAVETAWKLAKQYFKLTGKPLKHKVISRAIAYHGTPQGALSITGIPAFKQFFEPLVPGSVRVPNTNHYRADEITGVPGMTPEQFGRWAADQVGKAIEMEGPDTVAAVFVEPVQNAGGCIPPPPGYFQRLREICDAHDVLLVSDEVICAFGRLGTMFGGQKFDYVPDIITCAKGLTSGYSPIGAMIASERLFEPFESGTAMFAHGYTFGGHPVSAAVALANLDLFEREDILGHVRRNEPVFRATLEKLRDLPIVGDVRGSGYFYGIELVKDKETRQTFNEAESERLLRGFLSKALFDAGLYCRADDRGDPVVQLAPPLISGPEQFDEIESILRSVLTEAWKRL, from the coding sequence ATGACGCAGCCTGAGACCGACACGGCCGCCGTCCTGAAGGCAGCACAAGACCATCTGTGGTTGCACTTCACCCGTCACAGCACCCACGGCGGCGGCGAGGTGCCGACCATCGTGCGCGGCGACGGTGCCTACATCTACGACATCCACGGCAAGCGCTACCTCGACGGCCTGGCGGGGCTGTTCGTCGTCCAGGTGGGACACGGGCGGGCCGAGCTCGCCGAGGCGGCCGCCAAGCAGGCTCAGGAACTCGCCTTCTTCCCTCTATGGTCCTACGCCCACCCCAAGGCCGCCGAGCTGGCCGAGCGGCTCGCGCGCCTCACCCCCGGCGACCTCAACCGGGTGTTCTTCACCACCGGCGGCGGCGAGGCCGTCGAGACCGCGTGGAAGCTCGCCAAGCAGTACTTCAAGCTCACCGGCAAGCCGCTCAAGCACAAGGTGATCAGCCGGGCGATCGCCTACCACGGCACCCCGCAGGGCGCCCTGTCGATCACCGGCATCCCGGCGTTCAAGCAGTTCTTCGAGCCGCTCGTCCCCGGCTCGGTGCGCGTGCCGAACACCAACCACTACCGCGCCGACGAGATCACCGGCGTGCCGGGCATGACGCCCGAGCAGTTCGGCCGGTGGGCCGCCGACCAGGTCGGCAAGGCCATCGAGATGGAGGGCCCCGACACCGTCGCGGCCGTCTTCGTCGAGCCGGTGCAGAACGCCGGAGGCTGCATCCCGCCGCCGCCCGGCTACTTCCAGCGCCTGCGCGAGATCTGCGACGCCCACGACGTGCTGCTCGTCTCGGACGAGGTCATCTGCGCCTTCGGCCGGCTCGGCACGATGTTCGGCGGGCAGAAGTTCGACTACGTGCCCGACATCATCACCTGTGCCAAGGGCCTGACCAGCGGCTACTCGCCGATCGGCGCGATGATCGCCTCCGAGAGGCTGTTCGAGCCGTTCGAGTCGGGCACGGCCATGTTCGCCCACGGCTACACTTTCGGCGGTCACCCCGTCTCGGCGGCGGTCGCCCTGGCCAACCTCGACCTGTTCGAGCGCGAGGACATCCTCGGCCACGTGCGGCGGAACGAGCCCGTCTTCCGCGCCACGCTGGAGAAGCTGCGCGACCTGCCGATCGTCGGCGACGTCCGCGGCTCCGGCTACTTCTACGGAATCGAGCTGGTCAAGGACAAGGAGACCAGGCAGACCTTCAACGAGGCGGAGTCGGAGCGGCTGCTGCGGGGCTTCCTGTCCAAGGCGCTGTTCGACGCCGGCCTGTACTGCCGGGCCGACGACCGGGGCGACCCGGTCGTCCAGCTCGCGCCGCCGCTGATCAGCGGCCCGGAGCAGTTCGACGAGATCGAGTCGATCCTGCGCTCCGTCCTCACCGAGGCCTGGAAGCGTTTGTAG
- a CDS encoding M20/M25/M40 family metallo-hydrolase codes for MTPEETGTGNTGASEAFHYLEAIEKSITAQMPRAVDELMRLVSIPSVAFPGHPEEPVLAAAAATEELLRSTGLPHVRQIPVEGSFPAVYAEAPAPPGTPTVLLYAHYDVQPAGDPALWRTPPFEPTLIDGRLYGRGAADDKSGIMAHVLALRAFQGRFPVGIKVIIEGQEEYAGERLEEFVERNPDLLRADAIIVADVGNPTVGDPAVTTSLRGLAAFTIEVRALKESLHSGSFGGAAPDALAALIRMLATLHDDRGDVRVPGLPRGIFPGAGPDEGSFRHAAGVLDGAALVGSGSLADRLWSSYAITVTGLDVPSVNGAINAVQAVARARVTVRVPPAGDPGKAAADVLDYLRTVAPWGVQVSVTDQVLGSGYLADGGGRARTALNRALERAYGRAPRDIGAGGSIPLVSTLAKQFPAAEILLFGAEDEAAAIHAPNERLVLDELRRTAIAEALFLADYAAF; via the coding sequence GTGACTCCTGAGGAAACCGGTACCGGGAACACAGGGGCCTCCGAGGCCTTCCACTACCTGGAGGCCATCGAGAAATCCATCACGGCACAGATGCCGAGGGCCGTCGACGAGCTGATGCGGCTCGTCTCCATCCCCTCGGTCGCCTTCCCCGGTCACCCCGAGGAGCCCGTGCTCGCCGCCGCCGCGGCCACCGAAGAGCTGCTGCGGAGCACCGGCCTCCCCCACGTGCGGCAGATCCCCGTCGAGGGCAGCTTCCCGGCCGTGTACGCCGAGGCCCCCGCTCCCCCGGGCACGCCCACCGTCCTGCTGTACGCGCACTACGACGTGCAGCCCGCCGGGGACCCGGCGCTGTGGCGCACGCCCCCGTTCGAGCCCACCCTGATCGACGGGCGGCTCTACGGGCGCGGCGCGGCCGACGACAAGTCGGGCATCATGGCGCACGTCCTCGCGCTGCGCGCCTTCCAGGGCCGGTTCCCGGTGGGCATCAAGGTCATCATCGAGGGTCAGGAGGAGTACGCCGGCGAGCGCCTGGAGGAGTTCGTCGAGCGGAACCCCGACCTGCTGCGCGCCGACGCCATCATCGTGGCCGACGTCGGCAACCCCACCGTGGGCGACCCCGCGGTCACCACCTCGCTGCGGGGCCTGGCGGCGTTCACGATCGAGGTGCGCGCGCTGAAGGAGTCCCTGCACAGCGGCTCCTTCGGCGGCGCGGCCCCCGACGCGCTGGCCGCGCTGATCCGCATGCTGGCGACCCTGCACGACGACAGGGGCGACGTCCGCGTGCCCGGCCTGCCGCGCGGCATATTCCCCGGCGCGGGACCCGATGAGGGCTCGTTCCGCCACGCGGCCGGGGTGCTGGACGGCGCCGCGCTGGTCGGCTCCGGCTCCCTCGCCGACCGTCTGTGGTCGTCCTACGCCATCACCGTCACCGGCCTGGACGTGCCGAGCGTGAACGGCGCGATCAACGCCGTCCAGGCGGTGGCGCGGGCCCGCGTGACGGTCCGCGTCCCTCCGGCGGGCGACCCGGGCAAGGCCGCCGCCGACGTGCTGGACTACCTGCGCACCGTCGCGCCGTGGGGCGTCCAGGTGTCGGTCACCGACCAGGTGCTCGGCTCGGGCTACCTGGCCGACGGCGGCGGGCGGGCGCGCACGGCGCTGAACCGCGCGCTGGAGCGGGCGTACGGGCGCGCGCCGCGCGACATCGGCGCGGGCGGCTCGATCCCGCTGGTGTCCACGCTGGCCAAGCAGTTCCCCGCGGCCGAGATCCTGCTGTTCGGCGCCGAGGACGAGGCCGCCGCGATCCACGCGCCGAACGAGCGGCTGGTCCTGGACGAGCTGCGCCGCACGGCGATCGCCGAGGCCCTGTTCCTGGCGGACTACGCCGCCTTCTGA
- a CDS encoding YbaB/EbfC family nucleoid-associated protein has protein sequence MYGLNPDPAAWRDGEIEQDAERAARVLAWAEDAEEELAAIVGEGEAGDGRVRVTTTADGLVREVVFAPRATRADSRTLAEELLLAVGRAQDDAERKARDLVAGALGEILPAGAPGPEAVEEECRRLLRSFTRP, from the coding sequence GTGTACGGCTTGAACCCCGATCCCGCGGCCTGGCGGGACGGCGAGATCGAACAGGACGCCGAGCGCGCGGCGCGCGTCCTCGCGTGGGCCGAGGACGCCGAGGAGGAGCTGGCCGCGATCGTCGGCGAGGGCGAGGCCGGGGACGGCCGCGTCCGGGTCACCACGACGGCGGACGGCCTGGTGCGCGAGGTGGTCTTCGCGCCGCGCGCCACGCGCGCGGACAGCCGCACCCTGGCGGAGGAACTGCTGCTCGCGGTCGGCCGCGCCCAGGACGACGCCGAGCGCAAGGCCCGCGACCTCGTCGCCGGGGCGCTGGGCGAGATCCTGCCCGCCGGGGCGCCGGGCCCGGAGGCGGTCGAGGAGGAGTGCCGCCGCCTGCTCCGCTCCTTCACCCGCCCCTGA
- a CDS encoding YbaB/EbfC family nucleoid-associated protein, with the protein MSSPSSPSSPTPWTDDLDHLELIVRGAEDALRGLMEAQAEIARVTGEGEGADGLMSVVADGRGRLTSVRFDPRVMRLSPDELGREALAAISRAQDAAGRRARAIAERAAERAAPLPEALDERFVRQRVERIAHETG; encoded by the coding sequence GTGTCATCACCGTCGTCACCCTCGTCGCCGACCCCGTGGACCGACGACCTCGACCACCTGGAGCTGATCGTCCGCGGCGCCGAGGACGCGCTGCGCGGTCTCATGGAGGCGCAGGCCGAGATCGCGCGGGTCACCGGGGAGGGCGAGGGCGCGGACGGCCTGATGTCGGTCGTCGCCGACGGCCGGGGACGGCTCACGTCCGTCCGGTTCGACCCGCGCGTCATGCGGCTGAGCCCCGACGAACTGGGCCGGGAGGCGCTGGCGGCGATCAGCCGGGCACAGGACGCCGCGGGCCGGCGCGCCCGGGCGATCGCCGAGCGGGCGGCCGAGCGCGCCGCGCCGCTGCCCGAGGCGCTCGACGAACGCTTCGTCCGGCAGCGGGTCGAGCGGATCGCCCACGAGACCGGATGA
- a CDS encoding DUF4258 domain-containing protein encodes MDVTLPPWAATVLNLAGVPWPNIRESALRAEAQAWRDLGRLSGTAAQGADGTVVRTSGTYQGASATALAGHWDRTGGGGHLGLAAHATRYAPVLLDGAATVVTGTKIAIISQAAVAAVRLASTMLAGGPLALGTATATVLATRYAMARILREAGEGGARVLAPGLTRRVTEPLANILRNARGPGGGPALAGAGGRVVTPRGLGAPGRGGNPLDDLMMTMGRGKKGGGGGTSGHARKRQSQRGISDDMVQQAIATGRQVPGKTADTVVHLGRNVAVVRNKKTGKIITTYRR; translated from the coding sequence ATGGACGTGACGCTGCCCCCGTGGGCCGCGACCGTCCTGAACCTGGCCGGGGTGCCCTGGCCGAACATCCGCGAGAGCGCGCTGCGCGCGGAGGCGCAGGCGTGGCGCGACCTCGGCCGCCTCTCCGGCACGGCCGCGCAGGGCGCGGACGGGACCGTCGTCCGAACGTCGGGGACCTACCAGGGAGCGTCCGCGACGGCCCTGGCCGGCCACTGGGACAGGACCGGCGGCGGCGGGCACCTGGGCCTCGCCGCGCACGCGACCCGCTACGCGCCCGTGCTGCTGGACGGCGCCGCGACGGTCGTCACCGGCACCAAGATCGCGATCATCTCGCAGGCGGCGGTCGCCGCCGTGCGGCTCGCCTCCACCATGCTCGCCGGCGGCCCCCTCGCGCTCGGGACGGCCACCGCGACCGTGCTGGCCACGCGCTACGCCATGGCGAGGATCCTGCGCGAGGCCGGCGAGGGCGGGGCCCGGGTGCTCGCCCCCGGCCTCACCCGCCGGGTCACCGAGCCGCTGGCCAACATCCTGAGGAACGCGCGCGGCCCGGGCGGCGGTCCGGCCCTCGCCGGGGCCGGGGGCCGGGTGGTCACGCCGCGGGGCCTCGGCGCGCCGGGGCGTGGCGGCAACCCGCTGGACGACCTCATGATGACGATGGGGCGCGGCAAGAAGGGCGGCGGTGGCGGCACCTCCGGGCACGCGCGCAAGCGCCAGAGCCAGCGAGGCATCAGCGACGACATGGTGCAGCAGGCCATCGCGACCGGACGGCAGGTCCCCGGCAAAACCGCCGACACCGTCGTGCACCTCGGCCGTAATGTCGCCGTCGTCAGGAACAAGAAGACCGGCAAGATCATAACGACGTACCGCCGATAG
- a CDS encoding DUF2283 domain-containing protein, whose amino-acid sequence MRIEYDQENDVAYVYLVDHIGQGEAGTQIPVEAGALRGEVILDLDAQGLLLGVEIIGASQVLRPELLAQAHDPEEF is encoded by the coding sequence GTGCGGATCGAATACGACCAGGAGAACGACGTCGCGTACGTCTACCTGGTCGACCACATCGGCCAGGGCGAGGCGGGGACGCAGATCCCCGTCGAGGCCGGCGCCCTGCGGGGCGAGGTCATCCTGGACCTGGACGCCCAGGGCCTGCTGCTCGGCGTCGAGATCATCGGCGCCTCCCAGGTGCTGCGCCCCGAGCTGCTCGCCCAGGCCCACGACCCCGAGGAGTTCTGA
- a CDS encoding LysR family transcriptional regulator encodes MLDMLRLRVLDAVARTGSVTAAARELNYSQPSVSHHLARLEAETGAVLIRRAGRGVRLTEAGRLLADRAAEIIGRLDSASAELAAHVGMRAGRVRLAAFPSALGTFVPAAAVRLARAHPGLDLRLAEAEPPEALAMLRAGRADVAVTFGYGRPEPAEDGGVRLTPLFEDPTLLVTAGAADPAAREAENHGNDAPAAYAGAKWIAGCDRCRGHLLDLCAAAGFEPAIAFTTDDYVAVQAMVAAGLGVTVLPALALSAHRHPGVRVSALPRSSRRVFAATYGEPPDPPATTALLEALREAAATV; translated from the coding sequence ATGCTCGACATGCTGCGGCTGCGCGTCCTCGACGCCGTGGCCAGGACCGGCTCGGTGACGGCGGCGGCCAGGGAGCTGAACTACTCGCAGCCGTCGGTCAGCCACCACCTCGCCCGGCTGGAGGCCGAGACGGGCGCCGTCCTGATCCGGCGCGCCGGCCGGGGCGTCCGGCTCACCGAGGCGGGCAGGCTCCTCGCCGACCGCGCCGCCGAGATCATCGGGCGGCTCGACTCGGCCTCGGCCGAGCTGGCGGCGCACGTCGGCATGCGGGCGGGCCGGGTCAGGCTCGCGGCGTTCCCCTCCGCGCTCGGCACGTTCGTCCCCGCCGCCGCCGTACGGCTCGCGCGTGCCCACCCCGGCCTGGACCTGCGGCTGGCCGAGGCCGAGCCGCCCGAGGCGCTCGCCATGCTGCGCGCGGGCCGGGCCGACGTGGCGGTGACGTTCGGCTACGGCCGTCCGGAGCCCGCCGAGGACGGCGGCGTCCGCCTCACGCCCCTCTTCGAGGACCCGACCCTCCTCGTGACGGCGGGCGCGGCGGATCCCGCGGCGCGGGAGGCGGAGAACCACGGGAACGACGCGCCCGCCGCGTACGCAGGGGCCAAGTGGATCGCCGGGTGCGACCGCTGCCGCGGCCACCTGCTCGACCTGTGCGCCGCGGCCGGCTTCGAGCCCGCCATCGCGTTCACGACCGACGACTACGTGGCCGTGCAGGCCATGGTCGCGGCCGGCCTCGGGGTCACGGTGCTGCCCGCCCTGGCCCTGTCCGCGCACCGGCACCCGGGCGTGCGGGTGAGCGCGCTGCCCAGGTCGTCCCGGCGGGTCTTCGCCGCGACCTACGGCGAGCCTCCCGACCCGCCCGCCACCACGGCCCTGCTGGAGGCGCTGCGCGAGGCCGCCGCGACCGTCTGA
- a CDS encoding threonine ammonia-lyase codes for MTPTPPSITAVLDAARLVAAHLPQTPMWSYPVLNERLGAEIHVKHENVQPTGAFKVRGGVNLLARLPRSRRERGVLAYSTGNHAQSIAYAARLFGVPCTIVMPENPNEAKVAAVRALGATVEIKGATMVEAGEHAAALAEERGLHLVGVADDPDLIAGVGSLYLEMLTRRPDLDVIVVPVGAGTGASAACLVASAVAPRCRVVAVQSAGAPAAHDSWREGRLVRRPVRTAADGLATGSAFALPQGIMRGLDDFVLVSDDDIRAAQWLLLSEAHTLAEMAGAAPLAALIAREDAFAGLKVGLVCTGGNAGPAELRRVLG; via the coding sequence GTGACTCCCACGCCTCCGTCCATCACCGCCGTCCTCGACGCGGCCCGCCTGGTCGCCGCCCACCTGCCGCAGACCCCGATGTGGTCCTATCCCGTGCTCAACGAGCGGCTCGGCGCCGAAATCCACGTCAAGCACGAGAACGTCCAGCCCACCGGGGCCTTCAAGGTGCGCGGCGGCGTCAACCTGCTCGCCCGGTTGCCGCGGTCCCGGCGCGAGCGCGGGGTGCTCGCCTACTCGACCGGCAACCACGCCCAGTCCATCGCCTACGCCGCGCGCCTGTTCGGCGTGCCGTGCACGATCGTGATGCCGGAGAACCCGAACGAGGCCAAGGTCGCGGCCGTGCGCGCCCTGGGGGCCACCGTCGAGATCAAGGGCGCCACCATGGTCGAGGCGGGCGAGCACGCGGCCGCGCTGGCCGAAGAGCGCGGCCTGCATCTGGTCGGCGTCGCCGACGACCCGGACCTGATCGCCGGGGTCGGCTCGCTGTACCTGGAGATGCTGACTCGGCGGCCCGACCTGGACGTGATCGTCGTGCCCGTGGGGGCGGGCACGGGGGCCTCGGCGGCGTGCCTGGTGGCCTCGGCCGTCGCGCCGCGCTGCCGGGTCGTCGCGGTGCAGTCCGCGGGCGCCCCCGCCGCGCACGATTCCTGGCGCGAGGGGCGGCTGGTGCGGCGTCCGGTGCGGACGGCCGCCGACGGGCTCGCCACGGGCTCGGCCTTCGCCCTGCCTCAGGGGATCATGCGCGGGCTGGACGACTTCGTACTGGTCTCCGACGACGACATCAGGGCCGCCCAGTGGCTGCTGCTCAGCGAGGCGCACACGCTGGCCGAGATGGCCGGCGCCGCGCCGCTGGCGGCGCTCATCGCCCGCGAGGACGCGTTCGCGGGCCTCAAGGTGGGCCTGGTCTGCACGGGCGGCAACGCCGGGCCGGCCGAGCTGCGGCGCGTCCTGGGCTGA
- a CDS encoding LysE family translocator, with product MPSVTTLAVFAAAALALLLVPGPAVVYIVTRSVAQGRSAGLVSVAGVHTGSAVHVVAAALGLSALLAASATAFTLVKYLGAAYLVWLGLRKLLSRPGGEAERVTRSASRPRLFAEGFVVNVLNPKTAIFFLAFLPQFTDPARGPVAAQIALLGAIWIVLGMASDGTYALLSAALAGRLRRSATATRRLDVASGVVYLGLGAVAAFAGDGPRKA from the coding sequence ATGCCATCCGTCACCACGCTCGCGGTGTTCGCCGCCGCGGCGCTCGCGCTGCTGCTCGTGCCCGGTCCCGCCGTCGTCTACATCGTCACCCGCAGCGTGGCGCAGGGCCGCTCGGCCGGGCTCGTCTCGGTGGCGGGCGTCCACACCGGCTCGGCCGTCCACGTGGTGGCCGCCGCGCTCGGGCTGAGCGCGCTGCTGGCCGCGTCGGCCACGGCGTTCACGCTGGTGAAGTACCTGGGCGCGGCCTACCTGGTGTGGCTCGGGCTGCGCAAGCTGCTCTCCCGGCCCGGCGGCGAGGCCGAGCGGGTGACGCGCTCGGCGTCCCGGCCGCGGCTGTTCGCGGAGGGGTTCGTCGTCAACGTGCTCAACCCCAAGACCGCGATCTTCTTCCTCGCCTTCCTGCCGCAGTTCACCGACCCCGCGCGCGGCCCGGTCGCGGCGCAGATCGCGCTGCTCGGTGCGATCTGGATCGTCCTCGGCATGGCCAGCGACGGCACGTACGCGCTGCTGTCGGCCGCGCTCGCGGGCCGCCTGCGCCGCTCGGCGACCGCCACGCGGCGGCTCGACGTGGCCAGCGGGGTCGTCTACCTCGGCCTCGGCGCGGTGGCCGCTTTCGCGGGAGACGGCCCCCGCAAGGCGTGA